The region TGTCTACTAAAAACAATACACCTTTGGGCCTGCTTTCCCGGACCATGTCGATTGCTTTAGTTAATGTGTCAGTTGTTGTTTCCGTGAGCGGCATATCGATTGCTTTAACATGATCGGTACTAAGTAATTGATTTGCCACGCTGGACATGCTGCTAGCGGTGGAATCTCCATGCGTTATTACGATGACACTGATATAATCTTGCGTGTCATTATTTTTTAAAGCATGGAGAAACATAGCAATAAAAACAGCTTCTTCATTTGGAATTTTTATAAACAGTGCTTTCTCGAGCTTTTCTTTAATTTTTAATGACATTTCATATTCATCAGTGAGATGGGTATGATCAATGGGCAAGTTCGATCTATATTCATGAACTCCGGTTCTAATTCGTTCAGTGAGTGCTTCGATATGGAGTGCCAAGCTGTAAACTATTTTAGAGTCGATAGAAATACGCCAATCCTCCGCCACTTCAGCGAGGATTTCTTTAACAACGTTAACCAATTGTTTTTGAATAATTCTATATAACATGGATTCGCTTTCGCTGGGCGTGTTCACTGTTTTGGTATGAGGATGCTTATTAAAGTAGTTTTCTACTTGTGAATTAATATTTCTCTTAATGTCGGCAATTGATTTTCCTTCTTCAAAGTATTTCCTGGAGCTATTTAGCAGGCTTTCATAAAAATATTCTTCTGTTCGATAATCATCGTGGAGCAAAATTTTTTTTAACGGATTTTCATCTGCCGTCGTTTCGGCATTGAATGTCAAATCAACAACTGAGTTCAAATCAAAACTTTGGACAAGCTCTTCCCGTTTTTGATCTATGGTAAACATGCTTTCAGCAAAGCGATTTGCCAATTGAGACAGCTTGATGTAAATTTTACTTTTATTTTCAGCCAGATAGTCGACAAAAGCATTGGCACAGATGATTTGAATATCATTTTTTAGCTGTCCGATACTTCCCTTGCAGTCATATAATAAGAAAAACCTTAAAACTTCCGTCGATACTGTGACCGGAAGTTTTATTTTTTTTGATTCCTCGGTAAAAAAGGCGCAAATAAGCTGCATTCGTTCTTTCATTGGTCGTTCAGCCAGACTGGGGATTTTAATTATGCAGGGGATTCTACGCAAAAAAGTTGTCAACACGGATTTTTCAGGATTTTCTGTCGTTGCCAGGATGAAGAGGATATTGGCCTCATTTTGATTGTTCGATTCACCGAGCCGGCGGAACTTTCCCCGATCCATCAGGGAGAATAACATTTCCTGACCTTCCGGTGGAAGCCGATGCACTTCATCTAAAAATAGAATTCCCCCGTCGGCGGCATCAATTAAACCTAACTTTGTTTTGTCGGCACCGGTAAAAGCTCCCTTTATATGACCGAACAGGTAAGATAAGAGCAATTGAGAATTTCCGGCATAGTCGGCGCAGTTAAAAATAATGTAAGGTGCATTGGGTTTTAATTTTCCAATCTCCATGGAGTACCGGTACATGAGTTCGGCAAAGGTTGTTTTGCCGACACCGGTAGGCCCGATAAGAAAGGTATGCAGACCGCTGGGAGGGTAAACGATGGCAGCGATGGCCTGCTTCACCTGGTTTTTCAAGCTGCAATCTGCGCCAATAATATTGTCAAAAATCTTTTTGGCCGATTCAGTTTTGCTTTCGTTTATTGTAGAGAATGCTGGAGAGAGCGGCGCTTTTTGTATTGGATCAGATAAAACTTTTTTATCCCCGTGTGAATGTAGAAATTGCAAGAAATTAATTCTGTTAGAGAATATGTATTGTGAAAATTGTATGGGAAAAAGTCGTTCGAGAACATTTTTTGAAAAGTATAATACCGGCTTGCCGGCCACTTTAATCACGGCAGTTGATTTTACCAGTTGATTTAACTCTCGGCTGACATTTGAGCGGTCAATATTCAATTGAGCCGAGAGCTCGCCGGCATGCAGTCCATATTCAAGAATTTGTGTGGGTTCTTGCAGCTCCTGCTTATTAAAAGTCTTATTCAGTACCTGATAAATTCGGTCCTTTCTCGTTAAAAGAGCTTCGTCTTGCACCGCGTTCACTCTCCATATT is a window of Propionispora hippei DSM 15287 DNA encoding:
- a CDS encoding sigma-54-dependent transcriptional regulator, giving the protein MQDEALLTRKDRIYQVLNKTFNKQELQEPTQILEYGLHAGELSAQLNIDRSNVSRELNQLVKSTAVIKVAGKPVLYFSKNVLERLFPIQFSQYIFSNRINFLQFLHSHGDKKVLSDPIQKAPLSPAFSTINESKTESAKKIFDNIIGADCSLKNQVKQAIAAIVYPPSGLHTFLIGPTGVGKTTFAELMYRYSMEIGKLKPNAPYIIFNCADYAGNSQLLLSYLFGHIKGAFTGADKTKLGLIDAADGGILFLDEVHRLPPEGQEMLFSLMDRGKFRRLGESNNQNEANILFILATTENPEKSVLTTFLRRIPCIIKIPSLAERPMKERMQLICAFFTEESKKIKLPVTVSTEVLRFFLLYDCKGSIGQLKNDIQIICANAFVDYLAENKSKIYIKLSQLANRFAESMFTIDQKREELVQSFDLNSVVDLTFNAETTADENPLKKILLHDDYRTEEYFYESLLNSSRKYFEEGKSIADIKRNINSQVENYFNKHPHTKTVNTPSESESMLYRIIQKQLVNVVKEILAEVAEDWRISIDSKIVYSLALHIEALTERIRTGVHEYRSNLPIDHTHLTDEYEMSLKIKEKLEKALFIKIPNEEAVFIAMFLHALKNNDTQDYISVIVITHGDSTASSMSSVANQLLSTDHVKAIDMPLTETTTDTLTKAIDMVRESRPKGVLFLVDMGSLTTFSESVTKQTGIPSTTIKMVSTPMVIEAARKAMMPNMTLELLAEEVKKSSIFIGQSMSIASTIETEGEYISTTESNELDCFDYDHDKMLRLLEQVLIFLNPTKAYKLLNDVYISLIKKLAITPDRGLKIKFMFHNMGMIERIISKEKFEYIKLKDLKKEKKSIFYTLKAEYKVIENAFGIEIPESEFAYIVEMLNIYIE